One Nitrososphaerota archaeon DNA window includes the following coding sequences:
- a CDS encoding PDZ domain-containing protein, translating into MAWVIILGVTKALKLERYGFEIKPYSLVYKNTQVQVALTKMLGRTRRGIRVFADVSVIAGFIMMGFGFWFLIDNVTKFFDRPEEFSELTVLIPGVTLTSSSAILYFLLSIPIVLVIHEGAHGIVATLEKIRIKTGGFAIFIAMFAGFVEPDDEEFNKAKKISKLRVIGAGATSNVIFALVLGAILLTNPFFAIVVPEPIRSTFYETPQGVNILSIMPGGGAEKAGLQINDVITSINGISVITPIDFAKVKLLPGEIAKVTVFRDGVSIDHQVEIMPSPDDPTKGLIGITRDNSISYKPVYNFIEWKSPELSMFLLWLWMISFFIGIINMLPLPILDGGKFIHSIIDKKLSDSMVNRTMWAIYGFTFTLFGLNIALSYLKSGWFTI; encoded by the coding sequence ATGGCTTGGGTAATCATACTTGGGGTAACCAAAGCACTCAAGCTGGAAAGGTACGGATTTGAGATAAAGCCGTACAGCCTCGTATACAAGAACACCCAAGTTCAGGTAGCACTGACCAAGATGCTTGGTAGAACCAGGCGAGGCATACGCGTCTTTGCCGATGTAAGCGTGATTGCGGGCTTTATTATGATGGGCTTTGGGTTTTGGTTTTTGATAGACAATGTTACTAAATTCTTTGACAGGCCGGAAGAGTTCTCAGAGTTGACTGTTTTGATTCCAGGTGTTACATTGACGTCATCTTCTGCAATTTTGTATTTTCTGTTGTCCATTCCAATTGTACTTGTAATACATGAAGGGGCTCATGGCATAGTTGCAACTCTGGAAAAGATCCGAATCAAAACAGGAGGATTTGCCATATTCATTGCAATGTTTGCCGGATTTGTAGAGCCGGACGATGAAGAATTCAACAAGGCAAAAAAAATCTCAAAGCTCCGAGTAATAGGTGCAGGTGCTACTTCAAATGTCATATTTGCACTTGTGCTTGGCGCCATTTTACTGACAAACCCGTTCTTTGCAATCGTTGTGCCAGAGCCAATACGAAGTACATTCTATGAGACCCCGCAAGGAGTGAACATACTGAGCATAATGCCTGGTGGAGGCGCAGAAAAGGCAGGATTACAAATCAATGATGTCATAACATCGATTAATGGAATTTCGGTTATAACACCGATTGATTTTGCCAAGGTGAAGCTTCTACCAGGAGAAATTGCCAAGGTCACAGTATTTCGAGACGGAGTCAGCATTGATCACCAAGTAGAGATAATGCCTTCTCCTGATGATCCCACCAAGGGCCTAATTGGGATAACACGCGATAATTCCATATCATACAAGCCAGTCTACAATTTCATAGAATGGAAGAGTCCTGAGCTGTCAATGTTTTTGCTGTGGCTATGGATGATCTCATTTTTCATAGGAATAATCAACATGCTTCCATTACCAATCCTTGATGGGGGCAAGTTCATCCACAGCATAATTGACAAAAAGCTTTCAGATTCAATGGTAAATCGCACAATGTGGGCAATCTATGGCTTTACCTTTACCCTGTTTGGCCTAAACATTGCGTTATCATATCTAAAATCAGGCTGGTTTACAATCTAG
- a CDS encoding divalent-cation tolerance protein CutA, whose translation MKGVVILSTYPNKKSIQKIANKLVRSRLAACVNMTRISSVYTWQGKIENTDEVLAVFKTTQKNKSKLKAQIKLTHPYKVPEIAEITIKDLNKPYLQWLIDSTG comes from the coding sequence ATGAAAGGAGTAGTGATTTTATCCACATATCCGAATAAAAAATCAATTCAAAAAATAGCAAACAAGCTTGTACGGTCAAGACTTGCAGCGTGCGTAAACATGACTAGAATATCTTCGGTATATACCTGGCAAGGCAAAATAGAAAACACAGACGAAGTATTGGCAGTATTCAAAACAACACAAAAAAACAAGTCAAAACTAAAAGCACAGATCAAGCTTACACATCCATACAAAGTACCGGAAATTGCCGAAATAACAATAAAAGATCTAAACAAACCATATCTACAATGGCTTATTGACTCTACTGGCTAG
- a CDS encoding YjbQ family protein, with product MKFLTEYLTFNTKKRLEFVHITPQVRQLVKKSGIKEGLCLVNAMHISASVFINDNESGLHKDYANWLEKLAPHEPINQYQHNDTGEDNADAHLKRQIMGREVIIAITDGELDFGPWEQIFYGEFDGMRPKRVLVKIIGE from the coding sequence ATGAAATTCCTAACAGAATATCTGACATTTAACACAAAAAAACGACTAGAATTTGTACATATTACACCACAGGTGCGTCAACTAGTCAAAAAAAGCGGAATCAAGGAGGGCCTGTGTCTTGTCAACGCAATGCATATTTCTGCAAGTGTTTTCATCAACGACAACGAGTCTGGTCTTCACAAAGACTATGCAAATTGGCTGGAAAAACTGGCACCACACGAACCAATAAACCAATATCAACACAATGACACCGGGGAAGACAATGCAGATGCACACCTTAAGCGACAAATCATGGGGCGCGAAGTCATAATAGCAATAACCGACGGCGAACTGGACTTTGGACCTTGGGAGCAAATCTTTTACGGAGAATTTGATGGGATGCGACCAAAGCGAGTTCTAGTCAAAATTATTGGGGAATGA
- a CDS encoding TIGR00269 family protein has translation MKCDRCQNTAAYSRKYSGESLCSECFSNSILRKTAKTISKYNMIQNGELVCVAVSGGKDSLALLHVLSKMAKNHNFRIHAVTIDEGIPGYRDEALDIVRDFCARLGVEHTIYPYKDLFGLTLDESLKQNEDDRLSSCSICGTFRRRAMDHAAKQIGADIIATGHNLDDTLQTFVINTLSGDTNKIGWMDPDTSDNTLRKIKPFCEIYESEIVFYAFTNDLPFQTEPCPHMNEGIRTEIREFLNKLENHHSGIKNNMYRSVLKISQTMKDVNYKEKIKCANCGAECTGKVCSVCKMIIDLREKP, from the coding sequence ATGAAATGCGACAGATGTCAAAACACTGCAGCCTATTCTAGGAAATATTCTGGCGAGAGCCTATGTTCTGAATGCTTTTCAAATTCCATATTGCGTAAAACTGCGAAAACCATTTCAAAATACAACATGATCCAAAACGGCGAATTGGTTTGTGTGGCAGTCTCTGGAGGAAAGGATTCACTTGCATTGTTGCACGTATTGTCAAAGATGGCAAAAAATCACAATTTTAGAATTCATGCGGTGACAATAGATGAAGGGATTCCAGGATATCGCGATGAGGCACTGGACATAGTAAGGGATTTTTGTGCAAGGCTCGGAGTAGAACACACCATATACCCATACAAGGACTTGTTTGGTTTAACATTGGATGAATCACTAAAACAAAATGAAGACGACAGATTGTCATCGTGCTCCATTTGTGGTACATTTAGAAGGCGTGCAATGGATCATGCAGCAAAGCAAATTGGGGCAGACATTATTGCGACGGGTCACAACCTAGACGACACACTCCAGACATTTGTCATAAACACATTATCTGGAGACACTAACAAAATTGGCTGGATGGATCCAGACACCTCCGATAACACCCTCCGAAAAATAAAGCCATTTTGTGAGATTTACGAGTCAGAAATCGTCTTTTATGCATTCACAAATGATTTGCCATTCCAAACCGAGCCGTGTCCCCACATGAATGAGGGAATTCGGACAGAGATTCGCGAGTTTTTGAACAAATTAGAGAACCATCACTCTGGAATAAAGAACAACATGTACCGATCTGTTCTAAAAATATCGCAAACCATGAAGGATGTCAATTATAAAGAAAAGATCAAATGTGCAAATTGCGGCGCAGAGTGCACTGGTAAGGTTTGTTCTGTGTGCAAGATGATCATAGATCTGCGCGAAAAACCTTAA
- a CDS encoding acylphosphatase produces MAKQRVHLLIKGKVQGVFFRQAMKVTAKKNNTTGWVRNLKDGRVEAVIEGEDLDVSNVVEWCHAGPANARVEDVEIRNEKFKGEFAKFEVLY; encoded by the coding sequence TTGGCAAAACAACGCGTTCATCTTCTCATAAAGGGTAAAGTACAGGGCGTTTTTTTTCGCCAGGCAATGAAAGTGACTGCAAAAAAGAATAACACTACAGGCTGGGTTAGAAACCTCAAAGATGGCCGAGTCGAGGCAGTAATCGAAGGCGAAGATCTTGATGTCAGTAATGTGGTGGAGTGGTGCCACGCAGGTCCTGCAAACGCACGAGTAGAAGACGTAGAAATACGAAATGAAAAATTCAAAGGCGAATTTGCCAAGTTTGAAGTATTGTACTAG
- a CDS encoding mRNA surveillance protein Pelota: MITKIIDDNTVSFLVEEPDDLLVLRRIIKNQDTIISDTTRVIKQDKDFSRPDRGERIRIRIALEVEKIALDAVFDKLRIHGTITESTNEAVSKGLHHSILVRIGDSFNVVKKKWQSIELKLIKTKDESLGFVLVAIDKGDCGIGKLKGTHLELMQNMYSGSSGKQYKTNFNIQTFFENVAKALNTVLRENYSLVIFGPGETKRQFANYLAKSPISKAHKIETVDGIDSGGEDGIYTFTKSRAMQQILGQSKLAKVSAILEEVMIRANNKSRKFTMGFEETKKANDLGAVESLVFSEKIIQTHDEEQIIQFLNDVESKGVKVYALDASTDIGLQVSGLGGIVSLLRFAVDV; the protein is encoded by the coding sequence ATGATTACAAAAATCATCGACGACAATACTGTATCATTTTTAGTCGAAGAGCCGGATGATTTGCTGGTATTGCGCAGAATTATAAAAAATCAGGACACCATAATCTCAGATACAACGCGTGTAATAAAACAGGACAAGGATTTCTCCAGGCCTGACAGGGGTGAGCGAATCAGGATTCGCATAGCACTGGAGGTTGAAAAAATAGCGCTTGATGCAGTATTTGACAAACTGCGAATCCACGGCACCATTACAGAGTCAACAAATGAGGCAGTATCAAAAGGACTGCACCATTCAATTCTGGTAAGAATTGGGGATTCATTTAACGTTGTAAAAAAGAAATGGCAGTCAATTGAGCTGAAATTGATCAAGACAAAAGACGAAAGTCTTGGGTTTGTCTTGGTTGCAATTGACAAGGGTGACTGTGGAATAGGCAAGCTAAAGGGAACTCATCTGGAATTAATGCAAAATATGTACTCAGGCTCTAGCGGAAAGCAGTACAAAACTAATTTTAATATTCAGACATTTTTTGAAAATGTTGCAAAAGCACTAAACACGGTACTCAGGGAAAACTACAGTCTAGTCATTTTTGGACCTGGCGAGACAAAAAGACAGTTTGCCAATTATTTAGCAAAAAGCCCCATCTCAAAGGCCCACAAAATAGAGACAGTTGACGGAATCGATTCTGGTGGGGAAGATGGAATTTACACGTTTACCAAGTCCCGGGCAATGCAGCAGATACTGGGTCAGAGTAAGCTTGCCAAGGTGTCAGCCATACTAGAAGAAGTAATGATTAGGGCGAACAACAAGAGTAGAAAATTCACCATGGGTTTTGAGGAGACAAAAAAGGCAAACGACCTTGGGGCAGTAGAATCACTTGTTTTTTCAGAAAAGATAATCCAGACTCATGATGAAGAGCAAATAATACAGTTCCTAAACGATGTTGAATCCAAGGGAGTCAAAGTTTACGCATTGGATGCGTCAACCGATATCGGCCTCCAAGTATCAGGCCTTGGCGGAATTGTATCCCTTCTCAGATTTGCAGTGGATGTCTAG